A segment of the Cololabis saira isolate AMF1-May2022 chromosome 3, fColSai1.1, whole genome shotgun sequence genome:
TTTGGTTACATTTGAAAGGATAAAGAGAAAGTTAATCAGATAACTCAATGTTACCCCCATGAACAGAGAATTGGGTgatcttacaaaaaaagaacaaatatcTAAACCCAATGTATTAGTACTTGAGCCTGACTATATATGCATTGAATTTgaacgaaataaaaaaaaaaaacattcagtaGTCTCTTTAGCACTGCATATTTGAAACAGCAACATTTCCCCTAAACCTGATGAAATGCCTGCCCTAGTAGGTGGAAGGCCTCAGTTATCACTTGTTTGAACTCAGTATAAGTTTGCATATGCTGAACAGGCAAGCGGATTGTATTACTACATGCGGCGACTATTGGGTAGCAAACTGTATGAACGACATACTGGATGTGACAAGTGTGATTGAACTGCACAAAGACTGTGAAGTTTCTCTTCTCTTCTGGTAAGACAGGAATGTGGCCCTGTCCTGTGAGCCACTGCATAAACGTACTGGGGGAGAGGTGACCTGGATAGTCACCCACCTCTGGAAGTTCACCTGTACAGACAGAAAAAGCAAACAATCATGTACTGTAAATGAAATATTGGACAAGGTTTACCTGTACTCGCACAGGGGTAGAATTGGGAAATCTAATCTCTGACATAAGTGTACTTACAATGATAATCTAATCTACATGGAAGCTTCATGAGATGTGTAAGATAGAGAAACTAAGTACACAGAGTTTACAAGAAGAAAACTGTATGACCAATTACATTCTTCCAGCTCCTGCAAGAAGTCCTGTAGATGGTTCATAGCGCTCACTTCCACCTGTTCTTTGTTGGAGCCCTTCTCACTGAACTCAGGATTGCACGCCGCAAAGACAAAGTCAGCATCAGCCTGGTGACAGAAACAACATAGCGTTATGAGTTTATCCAAATCAAAATGGGTTAATGGCATGCAACATAGATCCAGGCAtgcattttaaaaaaatgtactcaTCTATCAGGAATGCACAGATATCAATACTAGTACCAGATATTTGGCCAATATCAATTCATTTTCTACACAAAGAAAGATGTTTGATGTTTCAAAGGTATTGGCAGTTGCTGTTTGTAAACACACAGCATTCAAAGTTGGCCCCTCCTCCTCAGCTCAATgagccagagagagagagagagagaacagtGGTGGTCCAGTGGGCTAGAGAGTGAATGAAGACAGCGAGCAGTGCTGGTGAGAACAAAGCCATACACATAAACTGTGTGGGTCAAAACAGACACACTGACAGCAGAGGAGAGAGATGGAGAAGCAACACATAACAACACAGTGATGTAACCTGGTTGCTACGCTATGAGTTCCAACCTCACACACGCTGTTATTGAATGGGGGCTACACACCCACTGCCCAAAGGTTGACACACACAACGTCCTTAACACagcaaaataataagaaaatcgGAAAATACAGGCAAAAGGCAGCATCTCTGTAGATAAATACACCACCGCACACTTGTAGTGGATCATAAGTGACGATTGAGGAGGATTACTTGTGTACgagtttatacattgttttttagGAAAATCCTGTATAGTGGGCCTTTAACTTGAAGAAATATCCTCATTATTATTGTCCAGAGACCCCACAAATGCTCCGAATCTATTACGGTCAAAGTAAAGGACATGATTGGTACTTGAGATAAGCTGATATTTTAAGTTTAGGACTTAGAATCACTAGCCATAGCCTACagttaaggcccaatcccaattctccttcactcgcccttcttttctccactcgcacttcttttcttccctaagccctaaaaaagaagggggagattttagggcacttgagatctagggcacttggcccaggtgcctgtcccaattctccccctacccctcgttttcatcccttccctgatcaggaagctgagagccaaaagctgttttaatttcagctgtagcgctgttaatatggcactttattaagttttaatattttttcaggtataatggtaaccttaagatccccaaccggggctcagtttatccaaataacgcctgttaagaaatttgacccgatgttttcggagatgagaagagccgccggccacggggagcagcctcagctcacagcccgagaagagacgtctccgccgggtcaggctgctccgtcagccccgggagagacactctctcccgggacgcagctctgttgagaatcacgccggctgaaataaatcatttaggaatatgttggtttaatagatgaaatctaacagttgtagctacgcctgttaagaaatttgctccgaaatttagagatttctgtctgccgggtccggagcttgggtccgcgttaaatcgacgcagagcctacggcgtaggttgcgtaacctccgccgtaggatctgcgttggtgtaacgcggaaccataaatccctttattctggcgtgatcttccgcaactttatctgaaagtgtgtaaattacccagataacagctggattactttgtggtttctgaagactattatatcagaaacatccaaaacaaatctgacgagtcacaggattatttctctctatttctctgagaccagtctgcctgtttgccttcggtcggcgagtcaaatcgacgcagagcctctttttttcataccccctcgctcgccaagtcagcatctgaaatccctcgatttgaaggggctattctcagcccctagccctcgttatgccccctccccctaggtgaaaagaggaattgggacaccactaccttcacgggaacgcgcaaaagttagggttagggaagaaaaggagggcgagggggagtattgggacgcaccctaacTCACCTTCACCTCCACCCCAGGGACAAAGAGTGGTTGGCAGATGTTTGGATATTGGCTCATTAGATCAGCGAGACCATAAAGTTTCAGACCTTCACGTAGCTGGGAGAGAAGGGGCAGCAGCCGAAGTATGGCATGAAGAACAACAGCACTAAAatatagaaagaaagaagaaattcaGTATGAAGTTAAGTTAAAACATGAATATTAACATCCATGACAAGTTAGCATACTGAAAAAACAATTATACCGAACaatttcttctctcttttcaaCATTAACAGGTCCATGATAGCCACAGCTCAAAATTTCTTCAATTAGTTCAGTCATTGTAGCTTCTGTGGCCGACTCAACCttaaaaagacacacacacacacacacacacacacacacacacacacacacacacacatacgtgtTTTCAGGACATATCGGGACATATgacaaaaatgtgaaaaattgGAACATGCCTTTCCCAAGGTCCTAGAGGCTGGGGAATCAAAGTGTTTCTTCCCCATGCTTCCAGGAATATGCCCATCTGTTGAGATTTTGGCTAGGGCTATCTTTTGGTCAAACCTGATTTTAATGCTACTTGTGAGAACATTGTCAGGTTTATATGACTTATGGGTGCAATAACATCACACACTGATATGTCATGTTTAGGTGAATTGTGAGATCCATGGATACACACAAAAGTTTCATGTTTACATGACTTATAAAGACCAGGAAAGGGTAGGTCACAACATGCATTTGAGCTTGCACTTGATACATGTACTTGTGGTCAGTCTTAAGTGCCATTGTCCCATCTTCTTCTATGTGAAGACTGTTGGATCTTTGCAGCTTTCAGTGAGTGAGCAGTCCTTGCTGTTGAATGGGCATTTTATCTCTAGTACGCCGTCACCATGGCAAGCGCACGTTACCATGCTATCGGGTGATGCTCCGATCCAGGGGTGGTCTGGGTTGATGATGAACCCTGATGCTTGAACCTGGAAtatatccaccttattcctggagGCTCTACTGTAGAAACGGCTGTGGGTGCTCCTTCCGGTTAGACGCCGGAAGTTGCGTAACGCCATTGACTAACCATGGCAGCTGAGCATGAACAGcggtttatttaattttaaagcaatttgttttcaatctagcagagaagttacggttttgttttctgacatttaatgtttaacatgtttatcaaccgtagcatttactaaaatgtccttgcggagctcgggtacgtcgttttgtggaggaaaacctgcatcCTACTTTGTGGCTGAGATCCGACGAAGCAGCAGAGGAGAGACGCCGAATCCTCAGAGGATTGACAGGAATGTCATGAAAAATCAGGTAtaatttcaggttaatgtcatgagaatatcaggtatgatttcaggtgcatggaggacacagcattgcagtatttgtccggtaatgacaacctttagtattgtttattattattttctgtgcagttaaaatacaaagtgtgtttatggcacggactgcagggcagcattagaataaaaatacaatagtttcactacagacatgttgataagaaaaaagttttttgttaattaaattttaaatcttagctgtgatcagtactcgagttgtaaaaaagaagggggggtggtggattttatcatatggggacagatcatttttgctgattacaaataatataagatattacaaataatagcactgaccaaaacacctgcagaaatactgcaggaatgacatagcagcagttaaatgcagccttctgtaagctttaaatatccactgggcttacatcaagtacatcaaaacacaacaataaaaaacacttttctgaacttatcaatatgattctgtccttcaagatttgtgctggtttagtgaattaaagagctgagtttatttcaagtgagaagacatttaatattgcacttaaacatacttacatatttcattcatttaacattttctgaaaacaattgaggttcagttacacttacagtatatttaacacataactctcaacaggttaagtgctgtatgtagtttgtagagctgcacttacatatttcattcatttaacattttctgaaaacaactgaggtccagctgcaattgttatttttttgaggaaataaaagtccaaatagtcctccgacagtaaactgaatctctctcacttaagacacaaatgtaatgtgcttttgttaaacaatatttttgtgttaaaatgttttgattcatgtccctatattgtatgtcctaatatgtcaggaggggatctttcaggttctgtttttaataaaactgaaaacaaaaatgaagtctgttGTACTGTTTTCCCCATAGCTTTATACAGAGGGGCAGAGCGGAATCTTCTTTGTACcaaattcatctacaaattTTGGAAGTATGTGAAagttctggaggtgtttcatgtgtgtatctgaagtctttgtcaaatgaaatGTGGAACTCCAGGTGCTCAGTTGGTGTCCAGATAACCAGCTTGCAGCCCCAGGCACATCActgccagctggacctgaaagaataaatataaaagatggcttacagtttgttgtaatgaaggttcacaagtagcctacctgtcacattagttcatagattataagcagtactcgagttgtaaaaaaaaatcaggggggatggtggattttatcatatggggacagataatctgtgctgattacaaataatataatatattacaaataatagcagtgaccaaaacacctgcagaaatactgcaggaatgacatagcagcagttaaatgcagccttctgtaagctttaaatatccactgggcttacatcaaatacatcaaaacacaacaatagaaaactgttttctgaacttatcaatatgactctgtccttcacaggataagtaaaatggatcactgcaaaaactcaaaatcttaacaagaatatttgtcttatttctatttaaaatgtctcattttagtaaaaaaaaatctcattacacttaaaacaagactcatcactggaaaaaacaacaattttcacctgtttcaagtagattttcacttgaaataagtaaaaaaaatctgccagtggaacaagatgttattgcttgtaatgagaagataaatcttgtcccaatggcagatttttctacttatttcaggtgaaaattgtcaaatgttatttttctggtgatgactctaaatgttgaaatagcagtaaaaccacattcattaatgaaatgacataagggatggaaagggggatgatttggactgtttttatttcaggggggatgccatcccccctcatctcgagtactgataagtaacaatatttacccacctggagtagtatccactttgcccattgggaagaatgagatacttctcatcttctaagcatttcttcacttcttcaggtcatcctcccatccctcaacagcaggaggcagaggtaagatgatattgtcccgtttgagctgtgacaggtggtgtttccacatgttttatatccccaacgctcggagaaagagggttaacgcgttcactcagcatgtaaacaaacgcCGGTTCTGGCAGCACCGGAAGTAGCACCCACAATTCGCGCAAAGCCTCATGGGGcgtaggaataaggtggatacagtacagtgagtgagtgagtgagtgagtgagtgagtgagtgagtgagtgagtgagtgatagGCTGTGAATATACTCATTCATGTCttaatttttataaatatacaggactatctcaggaaattagaatattgtgattttctgtaatgcaattaaaacaacaaaaatgtcatacattctggattcattacaaatcaactgaaatattgcaagccttttattattttaataatgaaTTTCAATTGAACAGGtggaaaaaattaaacattaacACCATCCTGTTTTTATTATGGTTACCTGTTGATGTGTCAGATGTAAGTTATCAAAAACTTTGGTACTTTCAACCAGTAGCATGGGCAAATCCATCTGTAGACAGGGGCTTGAATATAAGGTTGACAGAGGAGTGGGCAAGTCCAACTGCATCACTTTTGGTGTGTACCTGCAGTAGTGGAAAATGTACTCAGCTATATGACAAAAAATAGTCAAGGTCaaggaaaaacacaaaagtatGAGTCTCAATATATATTTTCCAAAGCAAAACTAAAAGTAATCTTTGTGCAGAATGACCATTTGAATATCCTATAGATCATGTTATTGTAATAAGATTTTTGATCagtgtagcagtgtgagtgccacgggggcccgaccgacaggacggagaggacacggagctttgtgcagaacccttttattagaCCAGAAGAAACCCTCAcatgctgctgtccagctctgcctcataaggcaggcagggtggaggcatggcagccactcaggcggatgggacacaggtgcgtgtgtcccatcaacctctccaccctgccacacaccccgcCAATCTtgcgccggggtccgtccggccgagcctactcccccccccccgccccctcggagcgggagaggaagctcgGAACCCCCCGGGCCTTCttggtcggggggtcgtccccggcgtcggcctgaccgCCGAGGGAGCCGCTCTCGGTGCCGGGCCCACCAGCGGGAAGGGTCGGGTGGTCGTCCCCGACGTCGGCCTGACCGCCGAGGAAgccgctctcggggccgggcccatggtggcctcgggccagacggtgcgtccaggaccaccccctcctccgtgacACGGCCCAGCGCCAGCTGCCGGTCCggctccaggaccgcctcctcctggATGCCCTGGCCGctggtccggccccgtctccgcgggacccgcctTCGCTGGCGACTCCGCCTCCGCCGTCACGCCGCCCTGCTGGTCCGCCcccgggaccgcctcctccaccccggcgccctgctggtccgcctccacctctgcagccgactccgcctccgtcccaggagccgtcgcctggcggcccgcagcttctgcctcccggcctctcagctgcggcgccgccagcgctgccgcggcgaaccgcagacggggtgcaggggtgggtcgctccgtcggccccgccgtctcgggagccgtcgcttggcggcccgcagtttctgcctcccggcctctcagctgcggcgccgccagctcctcctgcgctgctgcggcgaaccttaaacgtggcgcaggggtgggtcgctccacGGGCATCAGCACCGCCAGCACAGCGAGCTGatgctcgccctggtcccggagtAGGGCGTTCAGGtccgccatggcctgggcgagcgcgtccagggcccgctccgtgcctcccttgtCCATCCCAtcaggccccacgttgggcgccagtgtagcagtgtgagtgccacgggggcccgaccgacaggacggagaggacacggagctttgtgcagaacccttttattagaCCAGAAGAAACcctcacacgtgcacaagcacctcacgccagcagcaactcctccgaccccttgctgctgtccagctctgccttataacgcaggcagggtggaggcgcggcagccactcaggcggatgggacacaggtgcgtgtgtcccatcaacctctccaccctgccacaatcagTTATTAAATTATTCATCAGTAATGTTGCAGCTAGGTGGAGCTCATTTTAATGACTTTGTTAACTGCAAAAGTACCTGTGGGAATGGCCTTCGATCACAGAAAGGATGGCACTTTTCTTTGGCTTGGATTCCTGCATTTCACTGCGATGaagcatgttaaaaaacattttgcacTCTTCATCAGATGGACATACATCGGCAAAACCAGGGCTTTGAACCCGATGCAGGTACAATGAGCCATGAGAACAGTCCCATCTTCCTGTACTGCGATCCAGGGCTGTGTTGGGGTTGCATTGATGCTCTGAGAGGCTTCACCTGCAATTTACAACAAAAGTAAAGTTAGCAAACTACAGCTTAGCTGGCTAGATTTAGTTTGAGATGTAAACATGCATAATGTTATTTTGTACAACTAGCAAGATGaacatttgcattaataatataataaatcatattttatgttttaataaagttttatggtGACATGATGATATGCTTTTACTTTCTAGAGTAGTAACGTTAATGAAAAAGTGAACTGCCTTCTTACTTTTCATTATCCTGACGTATCCTGTGCATTACTGGCAATTCAATGCTTATGCTATTCACCAACAGACTGTTACTTACCTTTCCTGTTACCACGAACATTTTTTTGGCCTCCACATTATGAAGTTTGGCATCTTTAACCCATCCTGATGTGAAGTAGCGGTAAGCTTCGGTACTTTTAAATGCTTTGAGAGCTTCGCCGGTGTATGCAGGATTGTGGACCAGGTAGATATATATGTCCGTTAAACGTAACATTtggcaggtttttggcagattggagtggagtcagtaattgattagaCATTAGATGCGGATCGAAACCTAAAGTGTCAATTTtctaggagtctacagacttacaagtgtaccacttcctttccattttacgcacgttttgtttcaacatgcggatatctgaattataccagggagttaaagcagcactatgtaacttttccaccttaatatcatatttccagagtcattgtgatggtacatcaacttccaacaggtttaatgacacctctgtcatggtctgaggcgtctgtatcgccttcactggcactatgtaactttgaggagcatggtaggaaccctgccacactaaaaaactacaaatctttacagCTTTGACAGGTGccgtagaacaaaaccagagcgcaTTATCAAATGGGGacgggagttttccggcagtacgctctggtgctcatgggaaacgtagtgttctttctggtaaagcactaccgcttttgtccaaaggagctgccaaactcaacaaaagctgacagttacattgtgctgctttaagctcctatggttagaaaccctccttttcaaaggagcaacttcatctaaagctgaatgcaacaaatcagcagtg
Coding sequences within it:
- the LOC133441138 gene encoding uncharacterized protein LOC133441138, which encodes MTELIEEILSCGYHGPVNVEKREEIVRAVVLHAILRLLPLLSQLREGLKLYGLADLMSQYPNICQPLFVPGVEVKADADFVFAACNPEFSEKGSNKEQVEVSAMNHLQDFLQELEECELPEVGDYPGHLSPSTFMQWLTGQGHIPVLPEEKRNFTVFVQFNHTCHIQYVVHTVCYPIVAACSNTIRLPVQHMQTYTEFKQVITEAFHLLGQAFHQV